The DNA region CTTCCTTCCGGGTGCAATGGAAAGAGCTCCAAAGTCTTGTCTCCTTCAAATTTCCTCTCAAATTTCAATGCCATGCATTTCCTCTTACAACCACCATCTCCTAACTGCAACAAGTTAATGATTCTTCCTTAAAATTTCCGAGATCTTTTACCCTAGCTATTCATTCGAATTATAAACATACCTTTTCGGTGATTGTAATAGCATTTCGCTTGAGCTTTTGTCTCTCTCGGGCTTTATGGTTTTGAAACCAATAGAAAACATTCTTTCCCTCAATCTTACCGAACTTGGCTAGCTGCAAAGTGATTTCTTCAATCTGGTTTGCATTAGGTGTTCTCATTCCATTCGTGTACAACATTTCTAGTATCCCGATTTGTTCTTGTGTCGGGTTCCATCTTGTTCCACCGTGGTGCGTCTCCACCTATAattaccaaattaaaaaaaaattcaacaaaacCAATTAAGATAGTTCAAGTGACAAAAATCTATACATACCTGGTTAGACGAAGAAGAGGGGCGATGGTGACGAGGATGGTTGATGAAGGTCTTAATGTCGAAGGGAATATTAAGTTTGGGGGCGATATGGCGGAGGCGCTTGTAACCGAGAGTGAGGGAAGTTGGCGATGGCGGTTCATGAGGATGATGGTGGTCCAAGAGGCCGGCACCTATTGTGAGTTGGTATTGGACCTTCATTATTCATAAGTTTTTTGATAAATGTGGTAAATGTATATATGGAATTAAGGAAGGAGGTGAAAATGATGAGAAGTGAATAATTAATGGTGGACAGTGAAAAAGAGAAATGAGGAATGAGTGATAAGAGAGTGGGGAATGATGAATGTTGCCTACAACAATTCAGACCAAATCATTAGGTGAGGTTGACTAATTTTGATTACCATTTTTCTAAAGTTTTGAAATAGACTTATggctttttcaatttttattaagatacttctttattatttaggtttttttaaaattaaatactttttcatgtatacatatatttaaattgtagttatctttttaactaattattattaatatttatcattgaATAAGGATTGTGAAAGGCTTTTAATTTGCATTGTAACatataagtttaaatcaattttttcataaaaaacaaaTGTATGAAACTAAATGCACCACTAGTAGAAAAACGACTTTATGTAGCGAAAATAGTAACgactatatatatgtttgatttttgtttgtaCATGTCTAATGTTATCTTAACCATACCTCCTTCCTTTGAGATTGGGGGTTTATTGTTCTCAAGTCATGGATTGTTGTAGCTTTGTAGGGGTTTGTTCTATTTTGAAATTACTATTTGTTTAGCTTTTTTTgcttcattattttgttttcctttaacATTTGTTCAATCAAAATTCTTTTTATTCCCTCGTCGACTACAAGAACTCTTCAACCATCCTCGTTTTGCTAGTGAATCGTCAATATTGGAGAAACCAATaactttttctatttttgttgtACCGGATGCTTCACATTGCTCAAGGATAAAGGTTACTTCTAATAGGATAACTAATTGTGTTGTTATCATCACTTTATCCAACTCCACATCACTAAATGTTATTGAGAGTTTAAATAATCTCATGGGAGGCTAATTAAATTCCTCTTcccaaaaattaataaagtaagAAATTATATCTCTTGActctatatgtatatatattatgttctATAATGGGGTCAAATATGTTATGTCGGGTTTATCGAAgaattgttgagaaaattgaATTGGGTTGTCTCAATAAGAAATTGTTTCCTATTCGATTGTTTTTAATCATCGGGCTCGAGCGAAATATGAGAGTTTTCTCCAATAAGGCTACTACACTTCGCCCAATCATTAGTTCCATTTTCACGATTCTAGCAGACGTGAGAGATGAGATCGATCACAAACGCATCGCcatgttatattttttaccGGATTAAAGAGTTAAAGATTGATAATACTTTTatgttgttttcttttgtttttaagaataactatataaaatttaattttttcattcattttgatcttctaatttattcttattaaaaatactaatttattttaaataattaaaaattacataaataatttattaaattataatattaatcacATTAATTCagttataataaaaagttaaaaataaaataaatttacttagaaaactttaattataattaaaaacatatatgtatttttttagattttataattttaacttattaatttattttatacttatagTAACAAAACGTGTTGATGAGATCATTATCGTACTAGATGGGTCGATCTATGTTAATCGGTTTAAAAGTGTATTATACGAACGTATTAAAAGATTTAATCACATATTAAACCTGTCAAAAATGTTAAATAGATTAATATGTGTTAAGTGTAAAGCAtatcaaaacgtattaaattagttaatcaTATACTAAACAAGTCAAAATGTGTGAAATGGGTCAAGAACatattaaacgagtcaaaacatgttaaacgtaggGATGTAATTGACTCGAGCCGAACCGAACAGTGTTAGGCTCGAGCTCGGCTTGTCTAGTATATATCCGGGCTCAAGCTTTTACAATCGAGCTTGAGCTCGTCTCGTATGAATTTAGTTGAGCTCACGAGCTGCTCGTGCTCGACTCGTTTAGAGCTCCTTTAGAAAGCTCGAACTCCTCTAGAACTCGTCTAGTGAAAGATTGCTTACCTGgttatataaaagttaaatttataaattaatgaaatgaataaaatattaaaattagaattataaatatacttttcaaatgatttacaaattatatttaaatgatattataaacgGTACACGAAAGTGACGAAGTTGCTTTGACTGAGCGTGTTCGTGAGCCTATAAACGAACATGTTCACGAGCCCATAAGTGAGTTTATAAATGAATATGTTCGCGAGCTTACGAGCCGAATATCGAGAAGCTCAAGATCGACTTGTTTAAATTTTCAAGCTTCTAAACGAGCATGAGGTTGGCTCTTTAAGACTAACAAACGAGTTCGGACAAACTTTTTTGTCGACTTGAGATTCGAATAGCTCGCGAACAGCTCTATTCATTTACCTTCcgtataaaaaatgtaataaaatgaTCATAAAGATGAAAAACGTGTTGAGGACATTTCaaactgataaaaaaattattaaggttAACATACACTacgaaaaataattaataaattttagtttttcaatttttgaatGTAGAAAGCTATATAAGACTccataatcattattttcatttttattttagaagttttaagtaaaattaaaatataatttttgatttaataaatttagttgataatttaacaaatacctaatatattaataaataatatatatttgctAACTAGtaagatcaaattaatttaaatggaATATGAATGAGATAATAAGGATTATATTTAgcgtttatttatttaatttaatttttattttatttatatgaatttcaCAATTATGACATTTAATTCAACTTAAATAAATTTCCAGCATTTTAATCTAGCATTATAAATTTGCAATCACTCAACAAGgttttttataagttttcttGGTCAGGCAACTTTCCATGACAAATAACATAAATGAATACTAATGCTAGTTTTAATGAAAAGCGACAATATTGCAAACAAATTATTAAGCatttagggtttgtttgaaataacttaacctaataaaaaaaatttcactCATTTacattcattaaattattttatttattaaccaaaatattaattaaaatatttttattttattatttattatttattattttattattatatattaatactatgtaagtattttaacttaaaaataaatatattataatttatcaaaattattgcTCATagttattactttttaaataacctaagttatttttttttaaaaactaatgtACAAAAGGACAAAAAGGATTGTGGCTTTGAGAATGATGACTAGACTAAGTAATTTTTACAAAACAAATTcatattagattttttatttttattttttttgaaaatgtagtttctaaattgatttaataagGGTATATGTTGGGCAGTCTAATCAAATGAGTTTCTTTTGGGTTTTGTTTTTCTCGCTACTGATTTCATGAATATGTCGATGATGCTTTTCGGTGGGTTTGCCTTTTACCTTCTTCCcttccttttcttcttttttgagTTGTGTATTTTTGCCCTAATTAATTGGTTGGTTGCATTATATACCTTTCTCAATTTTCAATCTTTTATCATTGGAAagccaattatttatttatccccCTTAGTCAACTTGTGTCAAATACAAAAGAATTATGATTTTGACCATCTCCTAACCTAAATATTCTTATCAGAAAATGCCACATCTAATTAAAATCATATTGGGTAACAAATAGTTTTTAGAATTGGACATGTTAAGTTTGAGTTTGAacgaaaaataatttaatttttttaagttacgagtctcatcaaaatcaatattagataaaatatttgacccaacaaatcgATTAAATACATCTAACCCTATAAAAAAGTGGGTAAAAAAAAGCCATACAATTAGTGATGTAcggaaagaaaaaaatagaagaaaaaaagtgaaaaaaaatgaatgctAATAATGTTAAGTGTGTGGTGAATGGtgatcaattatatttttattcataattatgcACACCGTGGACGTGTGCCACGTGTGACAGTCAAAGATTCCACGTGTGACAGTCAACAAATGATTTCGTCGGCGGTTGTTGGATCATCACTTATAATTGTGCTAGTGTGACTTCCCACTCAAAATACTTCAAATTTGCAATATATATTCCGAAaaatattgaatgaaataactttatttttaattctccTTTAACATGAATCAATAGTATTTGTCCAAAATTCAACTGGTAAAGTGCACAAAATTAAACAGAAAATATAAAACTCAGTTAACGCATcacatttctaaaaaaaaaataacacgaTAAAACTCACAAAACCAGAATTAATAGGAATGAAACGAATttgaagataaaattaattatcgaACGTGATTTCTAATTCAATATTAAAACTGTCttttatttctctaaaatattaactaaaagataaaaaaaaaaatgcaattctagcatattttgaattttttggtGTATcttctaaaattcaaaaatatttctcAAGTTAccatattaaaatttgaagaatatATGTTACATCATatcacattaataaaaaaaggtgAGAATAAGGCTCTAGTTAAGATTGAGAAAACACTAAATTACATTTGTCTCAATAATTGCATtgataaaactaatataaagaggccaaaaacaataaaattgacAAAGGTTAAATTATCCATTGcaattgaaccaaaaataaattaaatattaatataaggaaaaaaaaatagtcttatATAAACCTAGTTATTGTTCAAAATATCGTCCATAAATAATAGGGATAATAGTTGAACCCACCCTATAGCTTCCTTTAATCATCAATTTCTTTCaactcaaacaaatatttataaaaattacttttttcttGGGTCAATATTTACGGTAAATAAAGTCATCATTAATTTCGGTTGATATTGACAACTCAAAAGATAGAGAGCTTGATTAATCGATGTGAGTCGGATGCAAAGCTACGAGCAATTTGCCGGATTGAGAGAACGATgagaaatttaataaatgaaaagaaagtcaTGAAACATAAACAAGTTACTCTATCAAAACTAGGAAAAGTCCCCTATCGAACCGAAAAAGTAAAGATATGGTAACTTGAAATAAATCTCATTTGCTATACAAATGTCAATATAGATAGtgtaatatatttcaaaatattaattgttcacTCTTTTAAgttgtattttatatatatatatatgattcaacATTCCTTTGTCttcaacatttttaatatattgcaTATCaactttttcatcattaatgtccagaatatatattaaagggGGTGCATATGATGAAACTGCCTACCATGCATGTTAAAAGGATTCAGCTAACTTTTAAACCTTTACAAGGACTAAATCCCTACCAATCAATTTTAAGCAATTCTAAAAGTGTATAATTGTGGAGATGGATATATCTAGCCTCCCCCTGAGTTCAAACTTATCAGGCGACAAATTCTGCTCACCTAGTTAATAGGTTAAGTGTGTTAGCGGATTATGTGTTTAACTTAAAGTTCTCTTATAAAAGTGTACGATCGATATTTCCATTTGTTTTGGTATAAGTTCATTCATAATAACTTGGAGTCCTATGTTGAATGAATCGATTCTCTTTTCTTTTATGTGTATTATGgttaatgtttatttaaaatgagaGTGAACTTAATCGTATAAGAATATTATAGAAAAAACGACCTAAATTGTGAGAAGAAACATAAAAACGATGTGAATTTTCAAGGGGAGCAATAGAAGTATAATTTGTATAGTAGAGTAAACTACTAAGTAAGAAGTGAGTTAGGCTTGACCGAGATGTCACAAAAATAGTTGTGATTCACTTTGATATCGGTTATTCCGTTAATAAGTAGTAATTTTTGGACATATATAAGAAGTCTTCTTCTATTTTTCTAGTCCTCTTATTTTAGAGAGCCTCGAGATTGAATGGGACGAGAAAAttcttttcttatattaatctaattttgtttatttttgttgtttttgaatATCTTATAACAACTATgtcattattattatgttgGGTGTTTATTcgtaatttttagatttttaaaaatacgatataatgaaatattttatccttgaaaaaattattaatgctGTATTgcaatagttttttttaataattcacaTTTATGTGTTCATTATAAGTCATTAAATGGTTTATAATGAGTTAATAGAAAAGATCAAAAATTGAAACATCAATCCAAATGTAAAATGTCTAATAATTAACTCACTTAATTGTATAGAATGCCTCTTAAACTTTTAATTAGCTCAAATAACAATTCAACTTATAAAAGATTAAGTGGGGAATTTTCCTGGGGAGTATATTTGAATATAGTCATAATGATAGCTATGTAACATCACATTATTTAATAGTGTAAAATACAACAATACCCTTTTAATTATCTCTTTACCAATTTATCATGTGGctgaaatttatataatgttacAAACTGTAAAATAGATGATTAAATCACTATGtgaattttagatttttaattcaGATATTATCTGAAGTAACAGTACTTTAGATACTCTTTAATTCATTACCGAAGTAGATTTACGAGAATTATAGATACTATTTACCTCGCATAATAATTAAAGTCGTATAATAAAACAACGAAGTCTTTGACCGATCAACATAGGCAAAATTGGTTCAAAATTGGACCGATtccaaaaaaacatatattcttTTACTTCGTCgattttgtaaatgttttgaattaattaattatatttgtctTCACAACCTATGTAGATTTCCGAAACAATTCATTATATATGACTTCACATATTGTTTTGCGTCAactaagtaatttttttttatattgcataaaaaaataaaaaattatgtttaaaatatactCTATTGTAAAAGATAATATTAACATAGTAACAATAGTTTTTCAAGCATCGTCTCGATTCCTATTACTCATATAGTCCAATTAATATATCTTGTGTTTTCTTCATTTATGATAGTTAAGATccaatgataaaaaataattagcaTCAATATGTGGCATAAGACAAATATTTTGAGCAACAAATTTCTACTAGTTAACATATGTTGATAATTTGCAAATTTGACTCAAACAACaagattatgtatataaatttaacCAATCCCAAAACCCACTTAAAAATAAGTACTTAAATACTCACTCCTAAAATAATGGTATGAACTAAAAATGCTCTCAAACTACTCAAAGAATAGAAGAATTTAAACAACCTTAAAATTATTCTATTAATTAAGGttgtttatttatacattaattCTTGGAAGTTCTATCTTCTTTATGAAACCAATCTACatatattatactaattaaattaattatctattagATAAGTTCATTATTGATCCCTATTATTGTTCCTATAGAAGATTGTAAAATCTACTTACCTAATAAGTCATCATTAATGAGATTGGAATTTATTTCCCTCTAGAGGTAGATGAGCATCTTTATGCATAATTAGTTGATGACTTTAAAATCCCTTTTCCCATGATCTCttaagtttgtttgatgttggttttttttttttttatcaaaactcttataatttgttgaaaaagtatgttatttaggtttttaatTGAGAGAATTActatcatgtttttttatatttaaattttataaaattaaattaagatattttagtattttgattaataaattgaatgatttaatggttaaaaagaatattggttggtaaatttaattatatataaaaaataaaaataaaaacattggTTATGATTTGATTCAATGGAAAGCGGGCGCATTTGTGAAGAAAAAGTTAAATGGATGACAGTCCAACTCTTAGGTGGAGTTGATGGCACTGAAAGATCTCCCACCTCCTTT from Impatiens glandulifera chromosome 5, dImpGla2.1, whole genome shotgun sequence includes:
- the LOC124940520 gene encoding WUSCHEL-related homeobox 4-like; this encodes MKVQYQLTIGAGLLDHHHPHEPPSPTSLTLGYKRLRHIAPKLNIPFDIKTFINHPRHHRPSSSSNQVETHHGGTRWNPTQEQIGILEMLYTNGMRTPNANQIEEITLQLAKFGKIEGKNVFYWFQNHKARERQKLKRNAITITEKLGDGGCKRKCMALKFERKFEGDKTLELFPLHPEGR